The following are encoded in a window of Urocitellus parryii isolate mUroPar1 chromosome 7, mUroPar1.hap1, whole genome shotgun sequence genomic DNA:
- the Pyy gene encoding peptide YY: MVTVCRPSPATVAVLLALLACLGALVDAYPAKPEAPGEDASPEELSRYYASLRHYLNLVTRQRYGKRDSSDALFSKLLFPDGDDRPVRSR; this comes from the exons ATGGTGACCGTGTGCAGGCCGTCGCCCGCTACGGTCGCAGTGCTGCTGGCCCTCCTCGCCTGCTTGGGAGCGCTGGTCGACGCCTACCCCGCCAAACCCGAGGCCCCGGGGGAAGATGCCTCCCCGGAGGAGCTGAGCCGCTACTACGCCTCCCTGCGCCACTACCTCAACCTGGTCACCCGGCAGCG GTACGGGAAACGCGACAGCTCGGACGCACTTTTCTCCAAGCTGCTGTTCCCCGACGGCGATGACCGCCCGGTCAGGTCGCGGTAA